Within the Nicotiana tabacum cultivar K326 chromosome 11, ASM71507v2, whole genome shotgun sequence genome, the region TCTGTCTTCAGTAAATTTCTCAGAGACCTTAATTCTGACTCTCTCCTCAGGCTCAATTACTATCCTCCTTTGATCACTAATAACATTCATCAACTCATTATTCATGATCTTCTTGAGGATGACATTACGGACGCGTCACCTATAAGCAGTGACGAAGCTAGAATTTTCAGTAAGGAAGTTCAGACGTGTCATCATCGTCATCAACAATGTAAAATTGGTTTTGGAGAGCATACAGACCCTCAGATCTTGACCGTCTTAAGATCAAACGACGTAGGTGGTCTTCAAATTTCACCTCAAGACGGTTTATGGATACCTGTCTCACCTCACCCCAATACTGCTTTCTCTATCTTTGTGGGCGATACTTTACAGGTAAGCGCTCATTTCCTCTATATTTGACAATAACCAAATTGATGTTTTTCTTTTCAATGTCAAACACGTGCGGTGGAATTCTTTTTAGTTGTTAGTAGTAATCCGAGCGGTGAAAACAGCCACTAATGCAAGCATTAGGGTATGCCGTCATATCTTTGGGATGTGGCTCTTcgtgaatgcgggatgctttgtATATTGagttactttttttcttttcttaataaggATTGAAATCTAGGACATTTGGAAGTTTTAGAAAGGATTGCTGCTAGTTCAgaattttcatatttatttaccaCTAAAAGGGTGTGCTGAAATATTTAAAGTATTTTCATCATTAAGAAGAGGTCTTGGTTCGACCTCTAAAAATGGAATCGTCATTGATAGCTAGAAAGTGCTAAAAAACTCTATAGTAGATTATAAATTACTtcatccgttttaatttatgtgaacctatatGACCGAACATGAAGTTtcagaaaaaatgaagacttttggaatttgtagtcctaaacaaagcaaaaaaggaggcctagagtatttgtgtggttataaaagtttctcattaagagtagaattataagtttaagctaaattgttatcaAATTTAGAAAATGGGTTATTCTTTTTGGAGCGGacaaaaaaggaaataggttcgcATAAACTGGAACATGGAGTATAAAAGAAATTGGTTCCGAACACCAGATGATTAATACCGTTCTCATAATATTGTAGGAAGTAGTAGTTGTCTCTATGTGATTTATAggttacgggttcgagccgtaaaagcagccactaatgcttgaaTGTAAGATACTTTGTACACCGAGCTGCGAGCGTAGTCATGTATGGTTATCATAAACCCATCTCTCGGTATCAGAAATAAAAGTTAGAAATAGACTGATGAGCTGAAGAATCATAGTTTGAATAAGACCTAAGTGATAGCTACTTGTGCTTTGGGGGAACTGAAACTGAAGTGATTCAGTTAACCACAGGTTTCATTCAATCACTGGCCATGCCAAGATTTGACGTGATAGTAACTGATCAATTTCAGTGATGAGCTGATCATCTCTGCATATTTTTTGGAGGGTCCCTATTCAATGACTTCTCATCCAGTTAGAATCTCACTGCCTTTGCTTTATAGTTTGCCTTGGAAACTGACTTCTATTTTTATTTCTATACTCtatttgttttaatttatatGCTTTCCCTAATCTGTTTAAAAGAATATCATGTAGctttagtaggcgtttggacataagaattgtaaaattccaaaaaaatggtgaaaattttTTTCAAgcgaaaatggtatttgaaatttagagttgtgtttggacataaaatttagtttgggttgtttttgaagttttgtgagtgatttgagtgaaaattttgaaaaatagacttttataatttttcaaattttcgaaaatttccaaaatgcatcttcaagtaaaaattgaaaattttataaacaagcgctgattttgaaaaaaagtgaaatttttttggaaaaggaaaagaaattatgtccaaacgggcccACTATATTCCATTTCACCCTTAATAATAATCCAACTTAGTGAAATTCCTAATAATCCAACTATATTCCATTTCACCCTTATATATATATCCTGAATCCTTTAGTGAAATTCCTAATTTCGTCACTACGTAATATTGTATGCAGGCTCTGACGAACGGAAGGTTTAAGAGTGTGAGGCATAGGGCCATAGTAAATTCGTGCAAAACTAGGATGTCAATGGTCTATTTTGGTGCCCCAGCACCCCATGCCAGAATTTCTTGTCCCTCAGAGTTGGTCACACCACACAAATCTTATCTCTATAGGCCTTTCACTTGGGCTGAGTATAAAAAAGCTACTTATTCAAGAAAACTTGGGGACACTCGTCTTCAATGTttcagggtacaatcagataATTCTGATGAAATTTTAAGTGAATAATCCTACTCTATATTGCTCGAATTCTTTAAAAATGTTGTTGGGTACGTGTCGGATTCtccaaaaaaaatataactacaataatatttttgaaaaatcgaAGCAACATAGATCCCGCTTTTACAAAGAATGTGGCTTGAAGGGGTTCTATAATCCCCAAAGGGGAGTTTTGCACCCTCCCATTccctctatttattttttttgcctACTATAGGATTAACTAGGGAAAGTGTTAAATAAAAAGTGTATGttggtttttttttcttgtaATTTCAAGATTAATACAACTTTCTTTGGAAGCTTGACTAGCACTAGAAATTCAATTTCTAACTCAAGATTTGACAAAAAAAAACAATCCATGTAGTAAGAAGCAAATTACATTAGAACAATTGTGCGTTTTGATTATGTTTATGGTAATCTTAAATCCGCTCATAACATTTCTTGTATAATTATTCCTTGTAAAACAACAAATACGTTATTATTCAATGTATAACAATCTATAATTATTCTTGGATTTTCCAATAGCATGTTTGAGGTCAAGTATCAAGCAATTGTCCATATCTTGACTTTATAGAGCTTGGTTCCATATAGGGCGGACTCAGAATTTTAAAAGTGGCGGAGGCACTATTATCGAATGAAAGTTGAACAAATGCTAGAGTCATTATTAACCCCAACTAGTGCACTAAAATCAAGTTGTGCCACCCAAATCGATCTATGCAACTGCCTAAAATTTGAATCTTACAATGTCAATTAAATATATACATATTATttaagatatacatatatacacatatataaataCATTTTTTTCGAAGTTACCGTAGGCCGGTGACCCCCCTATCCAAAGAGTAGGTTCGCCTTATTATATTTGGTCCAGTGGTCCATTGATAACAAAATTTTCAGCCTTGCCTTTCATAGTATCATTTTCCTTGCTAGttaattcttttcccattttaatGCAGAAAGCTTAAactagaaaatgaaaaataaaaagaaggttAGAGGATTTATCGAGATACTCAAGACATCAatatcattaaaattctattcgGATTGCATATCTACATCGGCCAGCTTCAAGTTCATTTTCCATAATGGTACAAAGGTACATCAAATAGTGACTGCATGTACCTACCATTGGCCAAGACCCTTAATTATGATTGGACCATGGGCTGCAGAACAACATTGACAGACTATCTAAATGTTCTAAGGAGCACATTTGGTTGTAGCAATAAGGAAAATTAATTCCCTCGTTAAATTCCGCAtaacttacaacaacaacaacaataaattcaGTATGATTAAATAAGTGAGTTTAAGATAGAGATGGACCCAGTATTTTTACGTGACGGGAGCACATTATTCTGCTCAACTAGTGCCCTCTAAAGGCTTTTAGCATTCAGGGTCAACTGCTTTAAATTAACTATTtttaaggtatatatatatatatatatagaatttcGGCCGAAGTTTACGGGGTCCGGTGACCCCTCACCCATACACATGGGCCCGCCTCTGATTTAAGAAGAATGTAGTGTATGCAGACTTTATGCCTATGTTATGTGAGGTATAGTAGTTATTTTCAACATACCCTCgactcaaagaattcagcataACTTGCATTTTGTTTGGTCGCTTGAATAAGGAGAATTAGTCTTCTCAGTTATTAAATTCCTTGTTTGGTTGTAATTTTCCCTCTTTTTATAAATAATACATATCTAAGCTATATAgatatttatgtattattttatggggcatatgaaataagaaaatataacTATTAGCAATACATGgactaaaaaattaaaataacaacGATGCCTTATCTCTTCAAACTCGTATTCCTTTTAATATTAATACAACGAACCAAATATCTAACAAGAAATAACTCTTACACTATAATGCATGTATTACTAATCCGTGCATTACTAATTGTTGCATACCTTATCTCAAAACCAAATGACGACCACTAAACTATCTAGCCATAGAAATCAGAACATGAACCCATAAAATTCAAATCTTGAATTTACCTCTACTACTGAGAGTAACCAGAATCTTTCTTGATAGATGaacggaaaagaaaaaaaatcaaattaatcaATAGGAAAGTGTTGCTTCCAaacgcacacacaagtatacgtggtcgacaactaatataggattgtaagtccagatatcgtacccacagggacttgtgattaactatcaactaaattaaaccaaataatTAATCTTTTCAAGCAAATcataaagtatgaatatttagcTAAAACTAATCTAAAGTaacaaactaagagattaaagaaaacaagttggtGAATTATAGagacgaattcaatgtgagtgaatattcaAGAGCTATGAGTTAgataacaatcccgttgagtttttcacctaaaccgtctaattaatttatctggtttattgattgacagggttaatattgctcgtagccttctctcGAAGTACAACTCgcttattcaagctaacctaacgcctatattcctatggaattaggattaacaagaatgTATTTATAACTTCcatataataaccaagcaaggcaattaggtatattcctatcttAACCGCAAATCGCCCCCTCTccctcagagttaagatcttgctctactcaatcttatatgcaatctagaattccctctctcgagttcaatcctagattcgtagatagtattcaattggtgatcaaacaatcaaataattaagcgcaagattgaataaataaatcaatataataaaataacaaggacaattcaaacttcaaactacaacgttcatgtagcacccaaaactctagaactaataaactatgagattaaaagaagagaagagaagaaaaattagttagaagcctcctccaagtgTGGTGTGTGTTCCTCCATGTGAATTCCCCTTCAAAGTATGTTAGATCCCTCCAAAGTGGCGTCTCCTCCTTTAAAAATATGTTTATTCTTGCTTTTATAtgtgttgggtaggtctagggccgaaataTCCGTGTCCCGGGCGAATTTGGAGAAAATTCACGTCACTGGCGCCTTGGCTAGTGCCAGGTACCCTCTACGACGCTGCcaattttttgttattgtttttggCGCCACAAGTAAGGCTAGGCGCCACCTGTGGCGCTGAAATATCCAACTTTTCTGTTTTTGTCCGTTTTGGCTCTAATTTCGCACATATTGCCCCGGATTGCTCCCGGATAATTCCTACGCATAAAAGCAcatcaaattaatataaatcaatgCATTTCACATCCTAAATTCACGAAACAAAAGTAAGATATGAAGCAatatacatacaaatatatatactttaagcgaaatatc harbors:
- the LOC107824618 gene encoding gibberellin 2-beta-dioxygenase 2-like, giving the protein MVLATSSEKIRDIELPIIDLSLERSEVLKHIVKASEEFGFFKVINHKVPEFIIKRMEDESYSFFSKTSLQKQCAGPANPYGYGCKNIGFNGDNGEVEYLLLHANPLSISQTSKTISSDPITFSSTVDGYVAEVKELACEILELMAQGLRVPHISVFSKFLRDLNSDSLLRLNYYPPLITNNIHQLIIHDLLEDDITDASPISSDEARIFSKEVQTCHHRHQQCKIGFGEHTDPQILTVLRSNDVGGLQISPQDGLWIPVSPHPNTAFSIFVGDTLQALTNGRFKSVRHRAIVNSCKTRMSMVYFGAPAPHARISCPSELVTPHKSYLYRPFTWAEYKKATYSRKLGDTRLQCFRVQSDNSDEILSE